The proteins below are encoded in one region of Phaseolus vulgaris cultivar G19833 chromosome 1, P. vulgaris v2.0, whole genome shotgun sequence:
- the LOC137815320 gene encoding serine/arginine-rich SC35-like splicing factor SCL30A gives MRGRSYSPSPPRYSRRGGGRSPSPRGRYPPRPRQQDLPTSLLVRNLRHDCRPEDLRRPFGQFGPLKDIYLPKDYYTGEPRGFGFVQYVDPADAADAKYHMDGQVLLGRELTVVFAEENRKKPTEMRTRERRGRFNDRRRSPPRYSRSPRYSRSPPPRHRSRSRSRDYYSPPKRTEYSRSASPEDRKFSRERSYSQHSRERSYSRSPPYNGGSRSPAKAPVRSRSPSPDRDVRERAHDRSPSQ, from the exons ATGAGAGGAAGGAGTTACAGTCCTTCGCCGCCGCGTTACAGCAGAAGAGGAGGAGGGAGGAGTCCCAGCCCTAGAGGCCGCTACCCTCCTCGTCCCCGACAACAAGATCTCCCTACAAGCCTTCTTGTTCGTAACCTTCGCCATGATTGCAG GCCCGAGGATCTTCGCAGACCTTTTGGTCAATTTGGTCCTCTCAAGGACATTTACCTGCCTAAGGATTACTACACTGG AGAACCTCGTGGATTTGGTTTTGTTCAATACGTCGATCCTGCTGATGCAGCCGATGCTAAATATCATATGGATGGTCAAGTTCTGCTTGGTCGGGAGCTCACTGTTGTCTTTGCTGAGGAGAATAGAAAGAAGCCAACTGAGATGAGGACAAGAGAGAGAAG GGGTCGATTTAATGATCGAAGGAGGTCTCCTCCTCGTTACTCTCGTTCACCCCGCTACTCTCGATCTCCACCACCACGCCATAGATCTCGTTCTCGCAGTCGTGACTATTATTCCCCTCCTAAACGAACGGAGTATTCTAG ATCTGCCTCCCCTGAGGATAGAAAGTTCAGTCGAGAAAGATCATATTCGCAGCATAGTAGGGAGAGGTCATACTCACGCAGTCCACCTTATAATGGGGGCTCGAGGAGTCCTGCAAAGGCTCCAGTTCGGAGCAGAAGTCCAAGTCCGGACCGTGATGTTAGGGAACGAGCCCATGATAGGTCCCCCAGTCAGTGA